GGGGCGCGCAGACGCAGCGCTCCATCGAGATGTTCCGGATATCTGGCGAGCGGATGCCAATCGCCCTCGTCCACGCCCTCGCCCTCGTGAAGAAGGCGGCGGCGCTCGTGAACCTCGAGCTCGGCCTGCTGCCGGAGGCGAAGGCGCGGGCCATCGTCGCGGCGGCGGACGAGGTCCTCGCCGGCCGGCACGACGAGGAGTTCCCGCTCGTCGTCTGGCAGACGGGGAGCGGGACCCAGACGAACATGAACGTCAACGAGGTCCTCGCGAACAGGGCGAGCGAGCTCCTCGGCGGGGAGCGCGGCGAACGCGTCTCGTCCACCCGAACGACGACGTGAACCGGGGGCAGTCGTCAAACGACGTCTTCCCACGGCGATGCACGTGGCGACGGCGACGGCGCTGCGGGAAGCGCTCCTCCCCGAGGTGGCCGCGCTACGCGACACGTTCCGGCGCAAGGCGGCGGAGTTCGCGGGAATCGTGAAGATCGGCCGGACCCACCTGCAGGATGCGACCCCCCTGACGCTCGGGCAGGAGATCTCGGGAGCTGACCGGGCTCCCGTTCGTCGGCGCCCAACAAGTTCGAGGCGCTCGCGGCGCACGACGCGCTGGTCTCGGCTCACGGGGCCCTCAAGACACTTTCAGTGTCCCTCTACAAGATCGCGAACGACGTCCGATGGCTCGCGAGCGGCCCTCGATGCGGCATCGGGGAGATCACGATCCCCGAGAACGAGCCGGGCAGCTCGATCATGCCGGGGAAGGTCAACCCGACCCAGTGCGAGGCGATGACGATGCTCTGCGCACAGGTGATGGGAAACGACGTGGCGATCAACCTCGGCGGCATGAGCGGCGTCCTCGAGCTGAACGTCGCCAAGCCCCTGATCATCCACGACGTCCTCCAGAGCGTGCGCCTCCTCGCCGACGGCTGCCGAAGCTTCCGCGTCCACTGCGCCGAGGGGATCGAACCGAACCGCGAGCGGATCGCGGGCCATCTCGCCAACTCCCTGATGCTGGTGACGGCGCTGAACCCGCACATCGGCTACGACGCGGCCGCGCGGATCGCGAAGCACGCCCACGCGAATGGGCTGTCCCTCCGCGAGAGCGCCCTCGCGCTCGGCCTCGTCACCGGGGAGGAGTTCGACGCGTGGGTGAGGCCCGAGAAGATGGTGGGGAAGGCGGACGAAGGGAGCTGAACGGGCCCGTGACGGAACCCGACTCGACGCCGACGGCCGAACGCGTGCCCGAAGGCCCGGCGCGCCGGACGAAGGGGGCCGCACCCGTGGCGCCTCGTCGACGAGAGCGGTGTTCGTGTCGACCTCGCTTTCGAGCGTTCCCTATGGGACTCGGCCGGCCGGGCCCTCGGCCCTTCGCGGGAGACCGTTTGCCTCGAGGGCGCCGGCCTCGGGCCCTGGCTCCGGCTCGCCTTGGCCGGGTACGTCCTCCTCGGGAAGCTCTCTCCGGCCGACGTCGGCGCGCTCGCCGACGAGCTGCGCGCGGCCGGGGGCGATCGGGTCGGTTCCCTCCCGGAGCTTCTCTTCGCCCTCGGTCCCGACGCGCGGCGCGCCCTCGACGACCCGATGGACGGCGTCCTCACGGGGCCGCTGCAGGGCGCCCTCGCCGGGCCGGGCGCGTCGCTCCTCGACGCGCTCTCCCACCTCGAAGGGAGGCCCGACCCTCGCGACGTCCTCGTCTACGTCGAGGTCTTCGCCCGTTCGCGGCGCGCGCTCCTCGCCCTCGCCCTGCGCCTGGCCACCGAGCTCCCCCCGTTCCCTCCGGACCTCCTCGACGGCCGCGTGGAGCTGTTCGGCTGGTGGCGCGCGCGTGCCGAGCCGGCGGCGGTGCCGGCGGGCGACGGCGGGGAGGTCGTCGTCCCGCTCCCCGCCGGTCTCGGAGAGGCGGCGCGGGGCGCGGCAGCGGCTGCCCTGGGGGCACTCTTCGCCTCGCTCCGCCGGGACGCGGAGAAGATCGGCCACCCGCTCCGGAGCTTCGACGGCGTGGCGGAGGCGGTTGCCGACGAGCTCCTCGATGGCCTCGCAGGACTCCTCCTGAACGGCCTCGGCCTCGACCGGGCGCCGAGGCCCGGCGACGTCGCATCGAGGGTCGGCCCGGCGGGCTGCCTCCCGACGCGAGCGCGGCACGTGCGGACGGTGAGGATCGCGGGCGCCCCGTTCCAGGACGCGCTCGGCCGCTTCTTTGCCGTTCCGTCGTGCCCTCTCGAGTCTTCCCAGGACGGGCCGCATCGTGGAGGTGAGGCGGACCGGGAGGTGCCCTTTTCCGCGGGTGGGCTGGTCGGAGGCAGAGGACGCCACGGGCGACTGACGGCGTATTCTCTTATCCCTTGACAACTCAGACGGATGTCTCATCTTCTCAGACGTAACGTCTGAGAAGGCGGGACGACAGGAGGGGCCGATGGCGCGAACCCCCGGGACGTGACCGATGCGGAGCTCGAGGTGCTGCGTGCGCTCTGGGAGCTCGACCAGGCGACGATCCGTGCCCTCGCGGACCGGGTCTACCCGCACGGCGGCGCCTCCGAGTACGCCACCGTCCAGAAGCTGCTCGAGCGCCTGGAGGACAAGGGGCACGTCTCGCACCGCTCGGAGGGACGCCAGAACGTCTACGCCGCCCGCCTCGGCCGCGAGGACCTCGTCGCGCTCCGGCTGCAGGAGACTGCGGACTGCCTCTGCGACGGCTCGTTCACGCCGCTCCTCACGCACCTCGTGAGCGGAGCGCGCCTCTCCGCCGAGGAGCTCCGCGACCTGCGGCGCCTCGTGGACGCGCTCGGCAAGGGGAGGTGACGCCGTGGACGAGGCTCTCCGCCTTCTCCTGACGAACGCGGTCCTCGCGGGCCTCCTCGCCCTCGCCGCCTGGGTCGTCTCGCGCCTGACGAAGCGGCAGGCGGTCGTGCACGGGCTTTATCTCCTCGCGCTCCTGAAGCTCGTGACCCCGCCTCTCGTCGAGCTGCCGCTCCTTCCCGCGGGCGGTGCCGCCCGGGAAGCGACGCGGACGCCCTCCATCCCCGCTGGCGTCCTCGGACCGGCGCTCGCCGCTCCCCGAGGCCAACCGGACGCATGCGGTTCGGAGCGCGGAGCCGATCCCCTTTCCCTGTCGACGCCCGCCCGATCCCGACGCGGCGGAGCGCGCCGCTGCCGTGGCGACTTGCCCTGCCGGCGCTCGTCGGGCTCGGCGCGATCGCCGTCGCCACGCTCGCGGCGCTGCGATTCTTCCGGTTTCGGCGCCTCGCCCAGGCGGCGGAGCCGGCTCCGCCAGGCTCGTGACGCGCGCCTCCGAGATCAGCGCCGCGCTCGGCATCCGCCGCGCCCCCGCGCTCTACCTGCTCCCGGCGCGCGTCCCGCCGATGCTCTGGCCGGCCTCCCCGCGCCCGAAGCTGCTCCTGCCGCGCGACCTCCTCCCGGAGCTCGACGGCGACGAGCTCGACGCGCTGCTCGCCCACGAGCTCGCGCACGTGAAGCGCCGGGACCACTGGGTCCGGTTCCTGGAGATCGGCGCGACGGCCCTCTTCTGGTGGTACCCGGTCGCCTGGTGGAGCCGGCGCGAGCTCCGCCGCGCCGAGGAGCGCTGCTGCGACGAGTGGGTCCTCAGGGCCCTGCCGGACTCGGCGCAGGCCTATGCGAGCGGCATCCTGAAGAGCCTGACGTTCATCGCCGACTCCCCGGTGGCGGTCCCGGCCGCCGCTTCGGGGGCCGGCCCGATCGAAGACCTCGAAGCCCGGCTGAAGGAGATCCTCATGACGTCACCGCGACCCCGGCTCTCCCGCCCGATCCGGCTTGCCCTCGGCTGTCTCGCCGTCGGCGCGCTCGCGTTCTTCCCGACCGTCGCCCCGCCGGGATCCGCGGAGGCCGCGGCGGTGGTCGCGCTTCCGGACGAGGTCACGCCTGCGCCCGCGCTTGCGCCCCGGGAGCCGGCCGCTCCGCCCGCGCGCCCGGCCGCCGCTGCCCCGCGGCCGCCGGCGGCGTCGCCGGCCCTGGCTCCGCCGCCGGCCGCGCCGCACGAGGCGCCGCTGGCGGCGCCGCGCATAGCCGGGTTCCCCGCGCCGGCCCCCGACGCAAGGCCGATGCTCGCCGGGTCCGGGGACGAGCTCGACCCGGCGCTCGAGAAGGAGCGGCACGCGCTCGAGGCGCAGCGGCGTCAGCTCCACCTCTCCCAGCTCGACCTCGAGCGGCGCGCCCTCGAGCTCGAGGTCCGGGCCGCCCGGCAGGAAGAGGCCGGCGAGGTCGCGCGCCTGCGCGCCGAAGGAGACGCGGCCGGAGTGGCGCGGGCCGAGAAGCGCGGCGCGCTCCGGGTGCGCCAGGCGGACCTCGAGAGGCGACGGCTCGACCTTCACCTCCGTCAGCTGAAGGTCGAGGACGAGTCGGAGCGCGCGGCGGAGGCCGGCGGAGCGGAGAAGGACGCCGAGGCGCGGGCTCGCGATGCCGCGCGCGCGGAGGCGGAGCTCGAGAAGCAGCAGCAAGTCCTCGAAGCGGAGTCCGAGAAGCTCGAGCGCGAGGCGCGGGCGCTCGAGGCCGAGGCGCGCGTCCACGCGCTCCGCGGCGCGACGGACGACCTCGAGCGGTCGCTCGCCGAGCAGGTCGAGGAGCTGCGCGGCGAGCTTCCGGAAGCGGGAGCCGAGAAGGCGGCGATGCAGCGCGAGCTCGCGCGGCTGGAGTCGGCGCTCTCGGCGTTGCGCGGGTCGCAGGCCGCGAAGGAGACTCCACGCCCCGCGGCGCGGTAGGGTAGGGCGGGACGAGCCTTCGACCGGCTGGCACGAATCCAGCAGCGCCTCCGGCGACGGCGCGGACGTGCCGGATGGGCAGACCCGGTGTGACGGATCGCACGCCGGGGAACCCGGAGGCGGCAGGGGGGTCTATAGGGGCGTATGAAGTCGCCCGCGACGCCGAGGAGGCCCCGAATGCGACGGTTCGTCCCGACCCTCCTGCCCGTCCTCGTCTCGCTCGGTCTCGCCCTCGCCGCGTCGGCTGACGGCCTTATCGTCATTCGGGACTTCCCGCCCGGAGTTCGGCCGGTGACGGGAGGTCCCCCGGCCTTCACGCCTCTCGAAGTCCGCTACCACCACGTCACCGCGAAGGTGACGGGGCGGGTGGAGGTGACCGAGGTCGACCAGGTCTTCTACAACCCCAGCGGGAGGCGGCTCGAGGGAACGTACCTTTTCCCGATCCCGAAGGGGCGCAGATCGACAAGTTCTCGATGGACGTGAACGGGAAAATGACGGACGCCGAGCTCCTGGATGCCGCGAAGGCGCGCGGGATCTACGAGGAGATCGTCAGGAGCATGCGCGACCCGGCGCTCCTCGAGTATCTCGGGCAGGGGCTCTTCAAGGTGCGGATCTTCCCGATCGAGCCGCGCAGCGAGAAGCGCGTGAAGCTGAAGTACACGGAGATCCTGCCGCAGGAGGGCGGGCTCCTGCGCTACCTCTACCCGCTCAACACGGAGAAGTTCTCGGCCCGGCCGCTCAGGAGCGTCTCGGTCAGGGTCGAGGTCGAGCTGCCCGGAGGGAATCCGGACGATCTACTCGCCCAGCCACGAGGTCGAGGTGAAGCGGCACGGCCCGAAGAGGGCGGTCGTCGGCTTCGAGGCGAAGGAGGTCCGGCCCGACACCGACTTCCAGCTCTTCGTCGCACCCGCGACCGGTTCGGACGTCGGCATCAGCGTGATGACCTACCGGGAGCCTGGAGAGGCGGAAGGGAGCTTCCTTCTCGTCCTCTCGCCGTCGCACGAGATGGCTGCCGAGAAGGTCGTGAGGAAGGACGTCGTCTTCGTCCTCGACACGTCGGGCTCGATGGCCGAGGGGAAGAAGCTCGTGCAGGCGAAGAAGGCGCTCGCTTTCTGCCTGAGGAACCTGAACGAGGGCGACCGGTTCGAGGTGGTCCGCTTCTCGACCGAGACCGAGCCGCTGTTCGGAAAGCTCGTCTCACCGTCCGAGGCGAACGTGGAGCGCGCAGAGAGCTTTGTCGCGGCGCTGAAGCCGATCGGCGGCACGGCCATCGAGGACGCGCTCCTGGCGGCCCTCGAGCCGCTGAAGGCCCAGGGGCAGAAGGACCGTCCCTACACCGTCGTCTTCCTGACCGACGGCAAGCCGACCGTCGGTTCGACGAACGACGACGAGATCGTCTCGAAAGCCACACGGGCGATGGGGGAGCGGGTGGTCCGCGTCTTCTCCGTCGGCATCGGCACCGACGTGAACACGCACCTCCTCGACCGGCTCTCCGAGGCGACGCGGGCAGCGAGCCGGTACGTCCTGCCGGAGGAGGACCTGGAGCTGGCCCTCTCGGCCTTCTACGCGAAGATCAGCCAGCCGGTCCTCGCGAGCCCGAAGCTGCGCTTCCAGGGGGCGGTCCGGGTGACGAAGCTCGCACCGCCGCAGCTCCCCGACCTCTTCAGGGGAGAGCAGGTCGTCGTCCTCGGCCGCTACAGCGGGACGGGCGACGCCGCGATCACGCTTCAGGGCACGGTGAACGGCGCGGCGAGGAGCTACACGTGGGAGGCCTCCTTCCCGGCCCGCGCCACCGGGCACACCTTCATCCCGCGTCTCTGGGCGACGCGGCGGATCGGCTTCCTTCTCGACCAGATCCGGCTCCACGGAGAGAGCGGCGAGCTGCGCGAAGAGGTGACCGACCTGGCCCGCCGGTACGGCATCGTCACGCCCTACACCGCGTTCCTCGTCCTGGAGGACGAGTCGCGGCGCAGCGTCCCGGTGAGTCAGCGAACGATCCAGTCGCCGGCGGGCGACGGCCGGGCGAGGATGGCGGCGGGCGAGATGTACAAGGGCGTCAGGGAAACGAAGAGCGGCGCTGGCGCGGTCGGTGGCGCGCAGGCGCTCGATTCGCTGAAGCGGGCGCAGAACGCGGCGGCCCCCTCCGCCTCGAACGAAGAAGCCCTCCGGGTCGAGGGGGGACTCGCGGGAGGAGTCGAGGCGGGCCCGGCCGAGCCGGTCCGCCAGCTCGTGAACGCCCAGGTGTCGCGCTTCGTGAACGGCCGGACCTTCTACCAGAACGGAATCGCGTGGATCGACGCGAACGTCCAGGCGCAGAAGGGCGCCCGCATGCGGCAGGTGAAGTTCGGGTCGAAGGAGTACGACGCCCTCCTCGGAAAGCACCCGGAGGCCGCCGCGTGGCTGGCCCTGGGACGAAACGTCCAGGTCGTCCTGGGCGGCGAAATCGTCGAGGTGGTCGAGTGATCGGGCAGGAGTGGTCGGGGGCGACGAGGCCGGCGAGCGTGGTGCGAAAGGAGACGATGATGAGAACGTCCTTCGGAGCAGCGGCTCTTTCGGTGGTCTTCCTCCTCGCGGCGGGGGCGAAGGCGCAGACACCGGTCGAGAAGACGGCAAAGGCGCCGGCGAAGACGCCGGC
The genomic region above belongs to Holophagales bacterium and contains:
- a CDS encoding BlaI/MecI/CopY family transcriptional regulator, which encodes MTDAELEVLRALWELDQATIRALADRVYPHGGASEYATVQKLLERLEDKGHVSHRSEGRQNVYAARLGREDLVALRLQETADCLCDGSFTPLLTHLVSGARLSAEELRDLRRLVDALGKGR
- a CDS encoding M48 family metalloprotease, which produces MTRASEISAALGIRRAPALYLLPARVPPMLWPASPRPKLLLPRDLLPELDGDELDALLAHELAHVKRRDHWVRFLEIGATALFWWYPVAWWSRRELRRAEERCCDEWVLRALPDSAQAYASGILKSLTFIADSPVAVPAAASGAGPIEDLEARLKEILMTSPRPRLSRPIRLALGCLAVGALAFFPTVAPPGSAEAAAVVALPDEVTPAPALAPREPAAPPARPAAAAPRPPAASPALAPPPAAPHEAPLAAPRIAGFPAPAPDARPMLAGSGDELDPALEKERHALEAQRRQLHLSQLDLERRALELEVRAARQEEAGEVARLRAEGDAAGVARAEKRGALRVRQADLERRRLDLHLRQLKVEDESERAAEAGGAEKDAEARARDAARAEAELEKQQQVLEAESEKLEREARALEAEARVHALRGATDDLERSLAEQVEELRGELPEAGAEKAAMQRELARLESALSALRGSQAAKETPRPAAR
- a CDS encoding VWA domain-containing protein: MKRHGPKRAVVGFEAKEVRPDTDFQLFVAPATGSDVGISVMTYREPGEAEGSFLLVLSPSHEMAAEKVVRKDVVFVLDTSGSMAEGKKLVQAKKALAFCLRNLNEGDRFEVVRFSTETEPLFGKLVSPSEANVERAESFVAALKPIGGTAIEDALLAALEPLKAQGQKDRPYTVVFLTDGKPTVGSTNDDEIVSKATRAMGERVVRVFSVGIGTDVNTHLLDRLSEATRAASRYVLPEEDLELALSAFYAKISQPVLASPKLRFQGAVRVTKLAPPQLPDLFRGEQVVVLGRYSGTGDAAITLQGTVNGAARSYTWEASFPARATGHTFIPRLWATRRIGFLLDQIRLHGESGELREEVTDLARRYGIVTPYTAFLVLEDESRRSVPVSQRTIQSPAGDGRARMAAGEMYKGVRETKSGAGAVGGAQALDSLKRAQNAAAPSASNEEALRVEGGLAGGVEAGPAEPVRQLVNAQVSRFVNGRTFYQNGIAWIDANVQAQKGARMRQVKFGSKEYDALLGKHPEAAAWLALGRNVQVVLGGEIVEVVE